The segment GTCCATTTCCGATCCTCCAGAGCCAGTTGTCTCTCGTCGCTCTCAGTGCTTTCTGGACTGTTCTACGTGCCGCTACAAACGTATCTCGCGTTTCAGCCGTTTTTTCCCTCAACCATTTCCTGAAAAGCTCGTcccgaatttttattaatttcttcagGCCCGTGTTCATCCACGGTAGTAGCCGCTTTTTCCTACCGCCAACTCTTCTTTTTGGGATGAATTCCTCTGCACAGTCaaagacgatttttttccagctttcCCAAGCTTCATTCATGTCTGTTTTCTGCATAACTGGCTGCAAGCGCCCCTCTAATACGTCATTTATTGCAAACCAGTCAGCACGAcggaaatctaaaatttcgcgCGGCGCGCTGATTGGGCGGCAAGAACTGACCGATAGGGTGACTAAGAGGGCATCGTGGTCAGAGATTCCGCACACAACATTAGCGGCCGCAACGAGCTCGGGAACGTCACTGAGGAAAAGGTCGAGGATATTTTCCGAGTTTTCTGTCGTTCTTGTTGGCGATTTAATGTGCTGCTCCAGGGCCATTGTGGTGAAAGCGCTCAAAAAATCATCTGCGGGGGCTGCGTGAGCGCGAGGTGGATCCAAAAGCCACGAAACGCTAAGATTAAAGTCGCCCATCAAGAAACACCCGTCGTAGCTATGTTGCTCAGCCGCTGCAAGCTCGAGCGATTCTAAAAGCGCCGCGTTATAAACGGTGTCCGCGTTTGGCCGCCTGTACGCAGACCCGACGAGGAAATGCAGCGAGTTTGCCTTTATTTGCGCCCACACTATCTCGGCCTGGCCCTCGAGTTGTTGCAACCTCTTTGGCTGCAAGTGTGGCCGTATTGCAAGAGCAACGCCTCCGGCAGGTCGGCGGCCCCCCAGCCTGTCCTTACGCAGGACAACGTAGTCGCGCGGCAGCACCTCGTAATTGTGAACGTCCGGCGATAGCCACGTTTCGTTAATTGCGCACACGTCGGCCTCGTGTGCAGTAAGCAGCGAGAGCACGTCGGCAGTCTTCTTTCTGTCTTTCAGCGATCGCGCGTTAAAACAGATGAAGGTTACGGCATTTTTGCCCACTTGGCGCGGGAGAATTAGAGTTGATGGGGGGCTTGGGGGTGGTGGGGGCAAGCTCCAAAACGAGTCATTCATCGTAGGAATAGTGCAGCTCCAACACACGTAGTTTCCGTTCTTGCGGTATGCGCTTATTTCTTTTGCTGGCATCCGAATCATTTTTGAGAGACACACGCCGTGGTATATTTTGCCGCAGTTGGCACACAGAATTTTCACGGCATTTTTGGCTCCTACCTTGTCGCAGAGATGGCATGTTGTCGGCTGGCTGAGAGGCCCTGGCAATACCTGGATGTCTCCGCACAAGAGCGCGAAAATTGTCAGACTTTTGAAAAGTGCCGATGAGAGGCCCAACTTTCGGCGTGAGAAAATCTGACAACAGGCATTCCAGAGCAATAGATTAGCCCGGCGTCCTCTTACCCCGCCGCAGCTGATCAAGGACCAGCAGGACACGCTACAATTTTCGGCGACCTCAAGCGTGCTGAAGGAGGCGGAAAAAGGGTCGATCGGCGCGCCGGGCACATGCTGGCGGTCAATGCTCAGGCAGCGTGTGTAAACAGCGACGAACAAGGCGAGAATCAGCCGGCACCGCATTTCAGGTCAAAACTTCTCAGTTTCTAGTGGGTGTCAGAGGGAAATGACCCCAATCGCTTGGGGGACATTTCATGGGTCCCCTGGACCCACCAGGTAGCATGCAACAGTCAGACAAGGGACAAAAAGGTCAAAAACTGCGGAGCAGCAAATTGTTGCGTATGTAGTTACCTAGGTGGCGTCCTCgtgttataaaattttccaatggaaaatttgtttttgcaaaaatgtagGGATTTTAgtaaagtttgaatttttgcttggATAAATCATCAAACTTCCCTTTggacatttcaatttttgcaggtTGCTTTTAgaaagacaatttttaaaatggatcgACTGGCAAATTGGGAAGagggaaaattgtaaaaaaattgcaaatttcatttgatttccGAGTTTTAAAGAAGAGATCACTGCTAAGACGTGAGCAATTGTTAAAAGCAATtcttttgaaatagaaaagtTGTATAATTATGtcagtcaatatttttaatttaagaggcTTTTATATCCGTAGAAAGTCcagaatttgaaattcattgaaCGTCCATTCTGCGAAAGCTGCAAAtgatggaaaatttgatttccctTTAGAcccaaaaaatcttttatcaaacatctgttaattgttataaaatgaatacagtttattattaatttgatcttGCAGGACTATAAAAGTCTGGATAGCATCTTCCGGGCAATTTCCGATGGAAAGCAAAATAACgtgcaaatatataaataaaacatccaATCCATGGGGAGATATTCGCGAATATCCTGGGGCAGCCGCATTGGATATAGAATGGCTCAAATAATAACacctttttgaattttttttcttctattaTTTAGCGTTAGTTTGTCTACTTGACTGGGTGCTTGGTTTAGAAGTTAACTTAATaagattatttattcctctaGTGTTAACCTTAAGGTAAAATAATTCCGAGAGcatacttaaatattttttggtttaagctttttcttctattttatttttaatatctataaTTGGTATTTTATATCAACAAGATGACGTTTATTTTAGTCTTAGAGGGTCTTATTTAGTATTCTAGTGAACgatattttaactgtttaactttatttacaaaagcaagatcaaaaaatttgacagACCTTTTTTGAAAAGCTGAATTTCCTAAATATCGTTGAGCtatgttcaatataattaaaattgttgagcTAGTTGGGATGTAAGTGATGGCAGCATGGGAAACGCgcgaaatgatttattttttataaaaagaggaactgaaatttgaattctatTTCACCTTTTTTATAGAATTGAAAGTGTTTATCATATTTAgcctctaaattaaaatacatatatataattttgttcaaacgCTTTCAAAACATGAGcaggcgaatttatttttgcggtCGCAGCTTTCGCACAGGCCTATAAAATTGCCGTTAGTTGTTATTAATTGGTATTTTGCAGTTGTTCTCTTTTGTTGGGGCAAAGTAATATAATTATACAGAGACACGTAACAACAGATGCAATAGCCGTGTTTTGAGACAAACTGTATAAGTTTGGCTCGCGGGCAACGAGATTGGAAAAGGCGTGTTGCGCTGAATGGGGTCGGCGCGGCGGTTTCAGTGAAAGTGCTCTCTCTCGAGAGATCTATTCTGCACTTTGCTGCGTGTGTGTGGATGTGGAGCTAAATTGGCCTGACTCGACTCGAGCAGTCGACGTCTTGCCCGCATCGAGTCCAAGTCGCTGCAACTCCGTGATGAACAAAGCCGTCTTTTTGGCCGTCCTCCTCGTCGCCGTCTACCTGACGCACGACAATGACGCCAGGGTTGTGGTCAGTATTCTAAAACCACCGCAATTTCACATGCTAACAAAattgacttattttttaatttgtttgcattttgccGTAATGCGAactgaactaaaaaaaatattgttttcaataaaaaaacaagacaaagcaatttcatttttttttaataattgaatcgAGACAAAGCGTGAACCAACGCTGCTCAAAATTACTAATTGGATTCCGCGCGTTTTCTCTTTCctttcatatatttataaaaggaAGATCTGTGTTTGATGctctctaaattaaaaattcaaaaaagcaTAACGagcgaaatattttctcactttttaaCTAAAACCAGATTCActcattcatttaatttcaattttgatattttttgcttgttttgaTAATGCAAATAACAGTCGcctataaatgaaattataaaatttggattgttttcttctttttgcaGAAGAAGGACCGCGCCCGTCGCGGCGTAGTGGCCATCGGCCCTTTGGCCGTGGTGCAGAAGCGCAGAGACCGCGACGAGCAAGACCTGTCCAAGGTGCCGGGCGTGCCAGGGGTCGACTACCCTTTGTTCCGCTCCGTTCCGCCCACGCACTTTGACTGCAACGCTGTTCCCGCGCGACCCGGCATGTACGCCAACGTCGAGACCGGCTGCCAGGTTCGCTCAATCGCGTTCATTTTAACTCTCAGCCCGCATGATTATAATTCCTGTGTAGCGAGCGAtagtctcacaatcagtggcAGG is part of the Cloeon dipterum chromosome 1, ieCloDipt1.1, whole genome shotgun sequence genome and harbors:
- the LOC135943986 gene encoding uncharacterized protein LOC135943986, producing the protein MNKAVFLAVLLVAVYLTHDNDARVVKKDRARRGVVAIGPLAVVQKRRDRDEQDLSKVPGVPGVDYPLFRSVPPTHFDCNAVPARPGMYANVETGCQAYHVCHDGREGHQGAAFLCPNGTIFSQKEFTCDHWYNVDCQSSPSYYSLNLDPAKNPYFERAHKEAAAAALVHF